Within Phycisphaeraceae bacterium, the genomic segment CCAGCACCGTGGCCCCCGCCTGCCCCTGCGACCGACGCTTGTGGGCCAACGAGAGCGTGAGGCGAGCGCCCTCGGCCACCAGCAGGAACACCGGATAGGGCACCGCACGGTGGATCAGCTCGGCGAGCCGGTCCGACTTTGCCTCCGCACGGAGAGTCGCGCTCAGCACGGCAATCTCCAGGTACTCGCGAACCTCGTCGCGCAAGGCTGGCATGCCGATGGTGGTGGGCTTGAGCGCCGCCACCCACTGCACTTCTTCGATGCCCTCGTTGATGCGCCGCTTGTCCGCGGCCGTCGGCGCACCGTGCTCCACCAGCAGTGTCTTGGGCACGCGGCGGTCCACCCGTGCGCCGGGGGGTATCTCGAGGGCGGCGATGAGATCGGCTGCGGTCATACGACGGCGTTCACGCGATCGCCTCCGGCAGGATCACCAGGAAGGCCATCACTTCAAAGTCGTCCATCCCGGCGAACTCGCCCGCCAGCGCGTGCGTGCCGCCCGGCGCAAACAGGCTTGCGACCGCCCGTTCCTCGGTCTTGCCCACCACCGAGCCGATGGCGGCGGCGAGCAGGCGCTGGGCGTGGCGCATGTCTTCGCAATGCCTGGTGGCCTTGTCGAAGCGGGCGCAGGCCGCAGCGTCGGGCAG encodes:
- a CDS encoding DUF4391 domain-containing protein → MTAADLIAALEIPPGARVDRRVPKTLLVEHGAPTAADKRRINEGIEEVQWVAALKPTTIGMPALRDEVREYLEIAVLSATLRAEAKSDRLAELIHRAVPYPVFLLVAEGARLTLSLAHKRRSQGQAGATVLDGDLVAATLTDSDSGGRLSPFQEALSLARQPRADLHQLYQGWIDTLMALHAARVTGVFAVATSPDQAATRREALRECARLDAEIARLRAAAAKEKQVPRQVALNLELKRAEAAWTAAIERL